Proteins from a single region of Tistrella mobilis:
- a CDS encoding ABC transporter ATP-binding protein: MTAILETRGLTKAFGGLVAVGDVDFAVEEGGITGIIGPNGAGKSTFFNLISLFYRSTSGTITFRGEDVTRLRTHDMPPRGMARTFQTTHLFAEASVLENVIVGYRHRTRAGLLDALIASPRERRESAEARMRAMEALDFVGLADVAHRPAGLISQEQQKRAAIALGLVGGPRLLLLDEPAAGINPEETDDLGRLIRRIAEAGVTVCLIEHKMKMVMGLCDRIMVLHHGRKIAEGTPDQIRTDDAVITAYLGSDAHAHA; encoded by the coding sequence ATGACCGCCATCCTGGAAACCCGCGGCCTCACCAAGGCCTTCGGCGGGCTCGTTGCGGTGGGTGATGTGGATTTTGCCGTCGAGGAAGGCGGCATCACCGGCATCATCGGCCCCAACGGCGCCGGCAAGTCGACCTTCTTCAACCTGATCAGCCTGTTCTACCGATCGACATCGGGCACCATCACCTTCCGCGGCGAGGACGTCACCCGGCTGCGCACCCACGACATGCCGCCGCGCGGCATGGCCCGCACCTTTCAGACCACGCATCTCTTCGCCGAGGCGAGCGTGCTCGAGAATGTGATCGTGGGCTATCGCCACCGCACCCGGGCAGGGCTGCTCGATGCCCTCATCGCAAGCCCGCGCGAGCGCCGCGAGAGCGCCGAGGCCCGCATGCGGGCGATGGAGGCGCTGGATTTCGTCGGCCTTGCCGATGTCGCCCATCGCCCGGCCGGGCTGATCAGCCAGGAACAGCAGAAGCGCGCCGCGATTGCGCTCGGCCTGGTCGGCGGCCCCCGGCTGCTGCTGCTCGACGAGCCCGCCGCCGGCATCAATCCGGAAGAGACCGATGATCTGGGTCGGCTGATCCGACGCATCGCCGAGGCCGGGGTCACCGTCTGCCTGATCGAGCACAAGATGAAGATGGTGATGGGGCTCTGCGACCGGATCATGGTGCTGCATCACGGCCGCAAGATCGCCGAGGGCACGCCCGACCAGATCCGCACCGACGATGCGGTGATCACCGCCTATCTGGGGAGCGACGCCCATGCTCACGCTTGA
- a CDS encoding branched-chain amino acid ABC transporter permease has protein sequence MTHPDPRPPVNPRRRLVSRVWLGLFLVAVLALPLVVTNPYHMQVVLTGFIFAIGAYGLNIALGYTGLLSLGHAGFFGIGAYAVALLTTDLGWPFWPALVVAILVTGAIGFVVGSICLRAKGHYLAIFTLAVGMIIYQVLDKWESLTNGPIGVVGIPGPSPIGPITFDDFTSRYYLTAGFLLLAMLCAWRIKSSLFGRTLLAVRMSEPLASASGIDVMSAKRLAFTMACIYAGVAGGLYSSFIGFLGPDIASVDITFNMLLYVLLGGIASISGPLIGTLLVYTLTQFLQAFQQYQMLAFGPALIALVIFMPYGIAGAAGLILHRLMPDRPRPRSAAPVRGQTGETVRP, from the coding sequence ATGACACATCCCGATCCCCGCCCGCCGGTCAACCCTCGGCGCCGGCTGGTCAGCCGGGTCTGGCTCGGCCTGTTCCTGGTGGCCGTGCTGGCCCTGCCCCTGGTCGTCACCAACCCCTATCACATGCAGGTGGTGCTGACCGGCTTCATCTTCGCCATCGGCGCCTACGGGCTCAACATCGCGCTCGGCTATACCGGGTTGCTCTCGCTCGGCCATGCCGGTTTCTTCGGCATCGGCGCCTATGCCGTGGCCCTGCTCACCACCGATTTGGGCTGGCCCTTCTGGCCGGCGCTGGTGGTCGCCATTCTGGTCACCGGGGCGATCGGCTTCGTGGTCGGCAGCATCTGCCTGCGTGCCAAGGGCCACTACCTCGCCATCTTCACCCTCGCCGTCGGCATGATCATCTACCAGGTGCTCGACAAGTGGGAGAGCCTGACCAACGGCCCGATCGGCGTGGTCGGCATTCCAGGCCCCAGCCCCATCGGGCCGATCACGTTCGACGACTTCACCTCGCGCTATTATCTGACCGCGGGCTTCCTGCTGCTCGCCATGCTCTGCGCCTGGCGGATCAAGTCGTCGCTTTTCGGCCGCACCCTACTCGCGGTGCGGATGAGCGAGCCGCTCGCCTCGGCATCCGGTATCGACGTGATGTCGGCCAAGCGGCTGGCCTTCACCATGGCCTGCATCTATGCCGGTGTGGCGGGCGGGCTTTATTCCAGCTTCATCGGCTTCCTCGGCCCCGACATCGCCTCGGTCGACATCACCTTCAACATGCTGCTCTACGTGCTGCTGGGCGGCATCGCCTCGATCTCGGGGCCGCTGATCGGCACGCTGCTGGTCTACACCCTTACCCAGTTTCTGCAGGCCTTCCAGCAGTACCAGATGCTGGCCTTCGGCCCGGCGCTGATCGCACTGGTGATCTTCATGCCCTATGGCATCGCCGGCGCCGCCGGTCTGATCCTGCACCGCCTGATGCCCGACCGGCCGCGCCCGCGCAGCGCCGCCCCCGTCCGCGGCCAGACCGGGGAGACCGTCCGTCCATGA
- a CDS encoding branched-chain amino acid ABC transporter permease, whose amino-acid sequence MELFAQQVMNGLVLGSVYSLVALGVTLIYGTMEIPNFAHGHLYMLGAYVTFAAVTGLDLHYWIGMVLAVAALAVVGVLVERLAFRPLRHAPHVNMMIAAVGLMLFLEAFAQLVWGADFRRLPSPYGAVVDLWGTTVTEQKLILIVAGMGLMAVLFLFLKRTALGAAIEAVSQDRVGAQLVGIDPERISMITFALSAGLAAAAAALIAPINLISPSMGLVVGLKAFVIVVIGGMGSVAGAIVCGYGLALAESLGGTYLATDYQDLIAFAILALVLTVRPSGLFAKGA is encoded by the coding sequence ATGGAGCTGTTTGCCCAACAGGTCATGAATGGTCTGGTCTTGGGCAGTGTCTACAGCCTTGTGGCCCTTGGCGTGACACTGATCTACGGAACGATGGAGATCCCGAACTTCGCCCACGGGCATCTCTATATGCTGGGCGCCTATGTCACCTTTGCCGCCGTGACCGGGCTGGACCTGCACTACTGGATCGGCATGGTGCTGGCGGTGGCCGCCCTCGCCGTGGTCGGCGTCCTGGTCGAAAGGCTGGCCTTCCGGCCACTGCGTCACGCCCCCCATGTGAACATGATGATTGCGGCCGTGGGGTTGATGCTGTTCCTCGAGGCCTTCGCGCAGCTGGTCTGGGGGGCGGATTTCCGCCGGCTGCCCTCGCCCTATGGTGCGGTCGTCGATCTCTGGGGCACCACGGTCACCGAACAGAAGCTGATCCTGATCGTCGCCGGCATGGGGCTGATGGCGGTGCTGTTCCTGTTCCTGAAGCGCACCGCCCTCGGTGCTGCGATCGAAGCGGTGTCGCAGGACCGGGTGGGCGCGCAGCTGGTCGGCATCGATCCCGAGCGGATCTCGATGATCACCTTCGCGCTCTCCGCCGGCCTCGCCGCGGCTGCTGCGGCACTGATCGCACCCATCAACCTGATCTCGCCCTCCATGGGGCTGGTCGTGGGCCTCAAGGCCTTCGTGATCGTGGTGATCGGCGGCATGGGCAGTGTGGCCGGCGCCATCGTCTGCGGCTATGGCCTCGCCCTCGCCGAAAGCCTGGGCGGTACCTATCTCGCGACCGACTATCAGGATCTGATCGCCTTCGCGATCCTGGCGCTCGTGCTGACCGTTCGTCCCTCCGGCCTGTTCGCGAAGGGGGCCTGA
- a CDS encoding HNH endonuclease, with the protein MIHRLFDEKRLARDLNTAEALRAAPEMQGFLRWIAKRPPELVDWPELPGRHGRSRRRR; encoded by the coding sequence ATGATCCACCGCCTGTTCGACGAGAAGCGCCTGGCCCGCGACCTGAACACCGCCGAGGCGCTGCGGGCCGCGCCCGAGATGCAGGGCTTCCTGCGCTGGATCGCGAAGCGGCCGCCAGAGCTGGTCGACTGGCCCGAACTGCCGGGCCGACACGGCCGCAGCCGACGCCGGCGCTGA
- a CDS encoding ABC transporter permease: MRWEVIFDNWERLAGGLGTTFQLVALALIIGAALALVVAMARISQNPLLAWFGRGYIFFFRGTPLLVQLFLIYYGLSQFPAIRSSFLWPILREPYWCAIIAFALNTSGYTAEILRGAIQAVPRGQIEAAQALGMSRALTFRRIILPIAIRYGFPAYSNEVILMIKASALASTITILDLMGVTRTLISRTFAVTELFLAAGVIYLVITLLLTRVFARVEARLNRHMARR; this comes from the coding sequence ATGCGGTGGGAAGTCATCTTCGACAATTGGGAGCGGCTGGCCGGCGGTCTGGGCACCACCTTCCAGCTCGTCGCCCTGGCGCTCATCATCGGGGCGGCCCTCGCCCTGGTGGTCGCCATGGCGCGCATCTCGCAGAACCCGCTGCTCGCCTGGTTCGGTCGCGGCTATATCTTCTTCTTCCGCGGCACGCCGCTGCTGGTGCAGCTGTTCCTGATCTATTACGGCCTGTCGCAGTTTCCGGCGATCCGCAGCAGTTTTCTGTGGCCGATCCTGCGGGAGCCCTATTGGTGCGCGATCATCGCCTTCGCGCTCAACACCAGCGGCTATACCGCGGAAATCCTGCGCGGCGCCATACAGGCCGTGCCCCGCGGCCAGATCGAGGCGGCCCAGGCGCTGGGCATGAGCCGGGCGCTCACCTTCCGCCGGATCATCCTGCCGATCGCGATCCGCTACGGCTTCCCGGCCTACAGCAACGAGGTGATCCTGATGATCAAGGCGAGCGCGCTCGCCAGCACCATCACCATCCTCGACCTGATGGGGGTCACCCGCACCCTGATCTCGCGGACCTTCGCCGTGACCGAACTGTTCCTGGCCGCTGGGGTGATCTATCTCGTCATCACCCTGCTGCTGACCCGGGTCTTCGCCCGCGTGGAGGCCCGGCTCAACCGCCACATGGCCCGCCGCTGA
- a CDS encoding ABC transporter permease: protein MFDFKGYGGLLIEGAAITLALIPPSLALGLVLGLAGALAKSSRSRVLRGIGQTYTTVIRGIPELLVVLFVFFALPVIVNNALTAAGAQTQVSVSPFVAGVVALGLAYGAYATEVFRGALAALPKGQIEAARALGMSPRLTFRRIVLPQVWRLALPGLGNLLLVMMKDTSLVSVVALDELMRKAHVAAGATREPFTFFFAAALIYLFFTLIAEIGIARMERWAARGTGRRAAPAPATGARA from the coding sequence ATGTTCGACTTCAAAGGCTATGGCGGCCTGCTGATCGAGGGGGCGGCAATCACGCTCGCCCTGATCCCGCCGTCGCTGGCGCTGGGGCTGGTGCTGGGCCTTGCGGGCGCTCTTGCCAAATCCAGCCGGTCGCGGGTTCTGCGCGGCATCGGCCAGACCTATACCACCGTCATCCGCGGCATTCCCGAGCTGCTGGTGGTGTTGTTCGTGTTCTTCGCCCTGCCGGTGATCGTGAACAACGCCCTCACCGCCGCCGGCGCCCAGACCCAGGTTTCGGTCAGCCCCTTCGTCGCCGGTGTGGTGGCGCTGGGCCTCGCCTATGGCGCCTATGCGACCGAGGTGTTCCGCGGCGCGCTTGCGGCCCTGCCCAAGGGCCAGATCGAAGCCGCCCGGGCGCTGGGCATGAGCCCGCGCCTGACCTTCCGGCGCATCGTCCTGCCGCAGGTCTGGCGGCTGGCCCTGCCGGGCCTCGGCAATCTGCTGCTGGTGATGATGAAGGATACCTCCCTGGTGTCGGTGGTGGCGCTCGACGAGCTGATGCGCAAGGCCCATGTCGCCGCCGGCGCCACGCGGGAGCCCTTCACCTTCTTCTTCGCCGCGGCACTCATCTATCTGTTCTTCACCCTGATCGCCGAGATCGGCATCGCCCGCATGGAACGCTGGGCCGCCCGCGGCACCGGCCGGCGCGCCGCACCGGCGCCCGCCACCGGCGCGAGGGCCTGA
- a CDS encoding ABC transporter substrate-binding protein translates to MGIFRILSAAVIGLGLATGSAAAADKIRIATEGAYPPFNFVNEQGKLDGFDVDIANALCAKMKAECEIVAQDWDGIIPGLLANKYDAIIAAMSITEDRKQSVDFSSKYALSAGQFVAPKDKTYDDTSPKALAGKVIAVQRSTTHVTYLEDNYKDSDIRLYDTQDQANLDMVSGRADLTLADQPILGDWLKTSDGQGFHFVGKPVADPKWYGEGIGVAVRKGDTALVTKFNEAIAAIRADGTFKQINDKWFNFDIYGE, encoded by the coding sequence GTGGGCATTTTCCGTATCCTGAGCGCCGCCGTCATCGGACTGGGGTTGGCCACCGGCAGTGCTGCCGCGGCCGACAAGATCCGCATCGCGACCGAGGGTGCCTATCCCCCGTTCAACTTCGTGAACGAGCAGGGCAAGCTCGACGGCTTCGACGTCGACATCGCCAATGCCCTCTGCGCAAAGATGAAGGCAGAGTGCGAGATCGTCGCCCAGGATTGGGATGGCATCATTCCGGGCCTGCTCGCCAACAAATACGATGCGATCATCGCGGCGATGTCGATCACCGAGGATCGCAAGCAGTCGGTGGACTTCTCCAGCAAGTACGCCCTGTCGGCCGGCCAGTTCGTGGCGCCGAAGGACAAGACCTATGACGACACCTCGCCCAAGGCACTGGCCGGCAAGGTGATCGCCGTCCAGCGGTCGACGACCCACGTCACCTATCTGGAAGACAACTACAAGGACAGTGATATCCGGCTCTACGACACCCAGGATCAGGCCAATCTGGACATGGTCTCGGGCCGCGCTGACCTCACGCTTGCCGACCAGCCGATCCTGGGTGACTGGCTGAAAACCAGCGACGGCCAGGGTTTCCACTTCGTGGGCAAGCCGGTTGCCGATCCGAAGTGGTACGGCGAAGGCATCGGCGTTGCGGTCCGCAAGGGCGATACCGCGCTCGTGACGAAGTTCAACGAGGCGATCGCCGCGATCCGCGCCGACGGGACCTTCAAGCAGATCAACGACAAGTGGTTCAACTTCGACATCTACGGCGAGTGA
- a CDS encoding MarR family winged helix-turn-helix transcriptional regulator, translating into MASCTEGGSNDRDLELFHFAFRFLVEEPDRILAERGLNRSHHRILYFVGHGGPDMTLTDLLDKLRVSRQALHRPMRQLLDQGLVLLTPVPSNRRMLNVRLSDEGAKLEARLSALQTGYLDKAFAAVGPGAAEAWRQVMEVLAADPTRLGQIDRPAMRVAGRAHHEHGATAHAS; encoded by the coding sequence ATGGCATCCTGCACTGAGGGCGGCAGCAACGATCGTGATCTGGAATTGTTCCACTTCGCGTTTCGCTTCCTCGTCGAGGAACCTGATCGCATTCTGGCCGAACGGGGTCTGAACCGGTCGCACCATCGGATTCTGTATTTCGTGGGGCATGGGGGCCCCGACATGACGCTGACCGACCTGCTGGACAAGCTCAGGGTGTCGCGTCAGGCGCTGCATCGGCCGATGCGCCAGCTGCTGGATCAGGGGCTGGTTCTGCTGACGCCGGTGCCGTCGAACCGGCGGATGCTGAATGTGCGGCTCAGCGACGAAGGCGCGAAGCTCGAAGCCCGGCTGTCGGCCCTGCAGACCGGCTATCTCGACAAGGCCTTCGCGGCCGTCGGCCCCGGTGCGGCGGAAGCCTGGCGGCAGGTGATGGAGGTTCTGGCGGCCGACCCGACCCGGCTTGGCCAGATCGATCGCCCCGCGATGCGGGTTGCCGGTCGCGCCCATCACGAGCATGGGGCCACTGCCCACGCATCCTGA
- a CDS encoding ABC transporter ATP-binding protein, whose protein sequence is MTTTRWALEVERLHKRFGDLEVVKGVSLQAAEGDVISIIGSSGSGKSTFLRCINMLEMPDQGVVRVDGEEIRLKPARGGGMEPADPRQLDRIRARLGMVFQSFNLWPHLTVLENVTEAPVHVLGRPRDEAADTARRLLEKVGIGDKTGHYPAELSGGQQQRAAIARALAMDPRVMLFDEPTSALDPELVGEVLRVIRSLAEEGRTMLIVTHEMGFAREVSSRVAFFDQGVIAEDGPPEQVFENPVNDRCRQFLASRLR, encoded by the coding sequence ATGACGACGACACGCTGGGCGCTGGAGGTGGAGCGCCTGCACAAGCGCTTCGGTGATCTGGAGGTGGTGAAGGGGGTCTCTCTCCAGGCGGCCGAAGGCGATGTGATCTCGATCATCGGCAGCAGCGGATCGGGCAAAAGCACCTTCCTGCGCTGCATCAACATGCTGGAAATGCCCGATCAGGGCGTCGTCCGTGTCGATGGTGAGGAGATCCGCCTGAAGCCCGCACGTGGCGGCGGCATGGAGCCGGCCGATCCCCGCCAGCTGGACCGTATCCGCGCCCGGCTGGGCATGGTGTTCCAGAGCTTCAATCTCTGGCCCCATCTGACGGTGCTCGAGAACGTGACCGAGGCGCCGGTCCATGTGCTCGGCCGCCCCCGCGACGAGGCCGCCGATACCGCCCGTCGCCTGCTCGAGAAGGTCGGCATCGGCGACAAGACCGGGCACTATCCTGCGGAACTTTCAGGCGGCCAGCAGCAGCGCGCAGCCATCGCCCGGGCGCTGGCCATGGATCCCCGCGTGATGCTGTTCGACGAGCCGACCTCGGCACTCGATCCCGAACTGGTCGGCGAAGTATTGCGTGTCATTCGCAGTCTTGCTGAAGAAGGCCGGACGATGTTGATCGTCACGCATGAGATGGGCTTTGCGCGGGAGGTGTCTTCGAGGGTCGCGTTCTTCGACCAGGGGGTCATCGCCGAAGACGGCCCCCCTGAACAGGTCTTCGAAAACCCAGTCAACGACCGTTGTCGTCAGTTTCTTGCAAGCCGGCTGCGATAA
- the ccmI gene encoding c-type cytochrome biogenesis protein CcmI produces the protein MTGLWFWAVIALVTLLALTVLLLPVLKGRARERGAARLGDIAIYRHQLAEVDTELAQGRLTAEEATAARLEIQRRLLAADAARGAEPHHAPSGRKERRRANRLAAILILLVPMIAVGVYLRLGQPGLPDHPAAERPLARASDADLAKLAEELATKLEGADSEDPRGWTLLGRALSSLGRHDEAARAFARALALAPDDVDLLTSAAAAEVIARGGQVDEHARVLFDRAVARDPGNAAARYYLGLADAQGGRIAEALERWVALAADTPADAPWRAELERQIRRAAGDLGRPVAGLIPESWRSPGEAAEAPGGMAVPPAQAEMIRGMVQGLASRLENAPEDPDGWLRLARSYTVLGDPAAARAALARGAEANPRVMDLQLALMQARVEVPDDGDLDPRIITAARAARDRALALAPEHDMALWLGGEVHARDGELDQARSLWHRLLDVLPADSPDRRQVEARITALDDTTSDVPPPAE, from the coding sequence ATGACCGGTCTCTGGTTCTGGGCGGTCATCGCCCTGGTCACTCTGCTTGCCCTGACCGTGCTGCTGCTGCCGGTGCTGAAAGGTCGCGCCCGCGAACGCGGGGCCGCCCGGCTGGGAGACATCGCGATCTACCGCCATCAGCTGGCCGAGGTCGATACCGAACTCGCCCAGGGCCGGCTGACGGCCGAGGAGGCGACGGCCGCGCGGCTCGAGATCCAGCGCCGGCTGCTTGCCGCCGATGCCGCCCGCGGGGCGGAACCGCATCATGCGCCTTCAGGCCGCAAGGAACGACGCCGGGCCAACCGCCTGGCGGCGATCCTGATCCTGCTGGTGCCGATGATCGCCGTCGGCGTCTATCTGCGTCTGGGCCAGCCCGGCCTGCCCGACCATCCGGCGGCGGAACGGCCGCTTGCCCGGGCGAGCGATGCCGATCTGGCGAAGCTGGCCGAAGAGCTTGCGACCAAACTTGAAGGCGCCGACAGCGAGGACCCCCGTGGCTGGACCCTGCTCGGCCGCGCGCTGAGCAGCCTGGGGCGCCATGACGAGGCCGCCCGCGCCTTCGCCCGGGCGCTGGCCCTGGCCCCCGATGACGTCGACCTGCTGACCAGCGCCGCCGCCGCCGAGGTGATCGCCCGCGGCGGACAGGTCGACGAGCATGCCCGGGTGCTGTTCGACCGTGCCGTCGCCCGCGATCCCGGCAATGCCGCGGCCCGCTATTATCTGGGCCTTGCCGATGCCCAGGGCGGCCGGATTGCCGAGGCGCTGGAACGCTGGGTGGCGCTTGCCGCCGACACCCCCGCCGACGCCCCGTGGCGGGCCGAGCTGGAACGTCAGATCCGCCGCGCCGCCGGCGATCTTGGCCGGCCGGTCGCAGGCCTCATCCCCGAAAGCTGGCGCAGCCCGGGCGAGGCCGCAGAGGCACCCGGCGGCATGGCCGTGCCGCCCGCCCAGGCCGAAATGATCCGCGGCATGGTTCAGGGGCTGGCCTCGCGCCTGGAAAACGCGCCCGAGGACCCCGATGGCTGGCTGCGTCTCGCCCGCTCCTACACCGTTCTCGGTGATCCGGCGGCGGCGCGCGCTGCCCTTGCCCGCGGCGCCGAAGCCAATCCGCGGGTGATGGACCTGCAGCTCGCCCTGATGCAGGCACGGGTCGAGGTTCCGGACGACGGCGACCTCGACCCGCGGATCATCACCGCCGCCCGCGCCGCCCGCGACCGGGCGCTGGCGCTGGCGCCCGAACACGACATGGCGCTCTGGCTGGGGGGCGAGGTCCATGCCCGCGACGGCGAGCTGGATCAGGCCCGCAGCCTGTGGCATCGCCTGCTCGACGTGCTGCCCGCGGACTCGCCCGACCGGCGTCAGGTCGAGGCCCGGATCACCGCGCTCGACGATACCACCAGCGACGTGCCGCCACCTGCCGAGTGA
- a CDS encoding cytochrome c-type biogenesis protein produces MTRAACLAIAALLVVSAPQVLAQQTDAPAQRAPQEMPAPGSVAPGPLAQPEVPLADPAEERRAREISKELRCLVCQNQSIEDSNAELARDLRQVVREQVAAGRSRDDILTFMVDRYGDWILMRPPVKSTTYLLWGAPALALLVGAAIAIGFIRRQRRAYAARAAEDGFARPLDDDEAWRLARLLDETGPAPSGTDEVFDPAPDKTRAAGADDGAPDASGSDEDDTPPKDGRPQT; encoded by the coding sequence ATGACCCGCGCCGCTTGCCTCGCGATCGCCGCCCTGCTGGTCGTCTCCGCCCCGCAGGTGCTGGCCCAGCAGACCGACGCCCCGGCACAGCGTGCGCCCCAGGAAATGCCGGCCCCCGGCAGCGTGGCCCCGGGCCCGCTCGCCCAGCCCGAGGTTCCGCTGGCCGACCCGGCGGAAGAGCGCCGGGCGCGCGAGATCTCGAAGGAACTGCGCTGCCTGGTCTGCCAGAACCAGTCGATCGAGGACAGCAATGCCGAACTGGCCCGCGACCTGCGTCAGGTTGTGCGCGAGCAGGTGGCGGCCGGCCGCAGCCGCGACGACATTCTGACCTTCATGGTCGACCGCTATGGCGACTGGATTCTGATGCGGCCGCCGGTCAAGTCGACCACCTATCTGCTTTGGGGCGCCCCGGCGCTGGCCCTGCTGGTCGGGGCTGCGATCGCGATCGGCTTCATCCGCCGCCAGCGCCGCGCCTATGCCGCCCGCGCCGCCGAGGATGGCTTCGCCCGCCCGCTCGACGACGACGAGGCCTGGCGCCTGGCCCGGCTGCTCGACGAAACCGGTCCCGCCCCATCCGGCACGGACGAGGTCTTCGATCCGGCGCCGGACAAGACCCGGGCGGCCGGCGCGGATGACGGCGCCCCCGATGCCTCCGGATCCGACGAAGACGACACGCCGCCCAAGGACGGACGCCCCCAGACATGA
- a CDS encoding DsbE family thiol:disulfide interchange protein, with protein sequence MLKRLIYVLPVLVFLALAGVFLTGLDLDPRAVPSGRIDKPVPAFALGPIEGREQGLAAADLADGRPVLVNFFASWCVPCLAEHPLLMKMAREEGVRIVGINYKDRPEDARRWLDRHGDPYTRIGADIDGRTGIEFGISGVPETFVVDGRGRILAQHIGVLTEEALEDRIRPLLKEAAE encoded by the coding sequence ATGCTGAAGCGTCTGATCTACGTCCTGCCGGTGCTGGTGTTCCTGGCACTGGCCGGGGTGTTTCTCACCGGGCTCGACCTCGACCCCCGGGCCGTGCCGTCGGGCCGGATCGACAAGCCGGTCCCGGCCTTCGCGCTCGGGCCGATCGAGGGCCGGGAGCAGGGGCTCGCCGCGGCGGATCTGGCTGACGGCCGGCCGGTTCTGGTCAATTTCTTCGCGTCCTGGTGCGTGCCCTGCCTGGCCGAACACCCCCTGCTGATGAAGATGGCCCGCGAAGAGGGTGTGCGCATCGTCGGGATCAACTACAAGGACCGGCCCGAGGATGCCCGCCGCTGGCTGGACCGCCATGGCGACCCCTATACCCGCATCGGTGCCGATATCGACGGCCGGACCGGCATCGAGTTCGGCATTTCGGGCGTGCCGGAAACCTTCGTGGTCGACGGCCGGGGCCGCATCCTGGCCCAGCATATCGGCGTGCTGACCGAAGAGGCGCTGGAAGACCGCATCCGTCCGCTGCTGAAGGAGGCGGCCGAATGA